The segment AATCCAAGAGTCATCATATGACAAGGTTGTTACATCAATATATTGAAACTATAATTCAGGGAAAGTTTCAGGGAAAAACTGAAGTTACTATATACCCTCCTTCCTTTCAAACTTAGAAGAAACGATTTACTTCATAGCTGAATCTTaacagatatttaaataaatacattggaCCAGAAATGGAACTGATGCACACGGTGCTCCTTCCCGGGGAGCCTCTGACGTGAGTTCACACTTAAGTGAGCTGCATTATTCTGGATAAGATATACCTCCAGGTCCGTATCTCACTGCActactttgtttctattttgcaaattccaaagcaaaaagGACTGTTGAATTTCTTTTTGTAGTTCTCATTAACAGAATCAGATGAAAGAGATTTCTGAATTACTTGTTGTAAATCTGCATTTCTGAAACTGGGATTGAAAGATTTGTTTCAGGGGTCTGTGATGATTCCCTGGGAATTTCCTAAGGTTGCCTTTTGATTTTCATAAACATAATCTGGAGTACTTGGACATCCACCTCATAATTGTGTATGGCTATGATTTCAGTAACCACGTGTGCATCTGTGTTTAAGATTACATTCATCTTAAGTCTCCAAGAGGGACAGAGTTCAGTTTTTAAGGAAGTACTTCTCAAATTGGGTTTCAGAGTCTACGTTTTGGGGTTAAAATCTGGACACTGCTCTAGATTATTATACTTTCCAACATTCTCCTTCAAGGCTTTGTTTATTTGGtgaatttaataaatatgtatccaGTGCCTACTTATGTCCTAGGCACTGGAAATACTGTTGGGAATAAGAGATCAGAACTCGTCTTTATGTAATTCCAATAGGAAAGACCAATGCTGTTAATGAAGAAGTCTGGTTCCTTGATTGAAATCACACTTAAGGAACAgtttatgtaaaaaagaaaacaaaaaacggTGATCTGGTCGCCTCACCAACTGCTACTATGGATTAGAGTACATCAACATCCATAAGGTCTCCAAATATTCTAAGAACTTGAGGTCAATCTGATCTTATCTGCTTGGAGACGGAGACAATGATCCTCTTTTGAAAATTCTTCAGACAAACccagtttcctttctttgctttaggTTATGCTTTTCATAACTGGACAAAGATGCAACCCAACTGGAGATTTCCTGGCTTTTTGAGAAACCATTTTATAATCAGTGAGATTCATAAGCAGCTTTGGATAACACCCTTTGTCCTTCTGATTGGGAAATGTCTATGgacaaaagaaaatcaatgaagcTAAAACAATTACAAAAGCCTGAAGAGTATTGCTGAACTCAAAACAGTTCACGGATGGAGGCTAAACAGCACAATGCAAAAACTCCCCTGAACTTAACCTTAACAACCTCGAATAGAACAAGGAATGAGATTCAGAGAGCAGTGGCTACTATTCGCTACTATTTATCCTATCTATAAACTATTACTTTCATGACATCCTTGTTTAaaatggagagggagggggaCCCAAAGATAGCATGTTATCAGGTAAACCAATCTAATTTTCTAGTTGAGAAATGGGTGTTAGATTCCCTAAAAATAGTAGGTTTGAAATATCTTGGTTTCTGGACCAAATTTTCTAAGCCGCAAAGTCCTCAAATGAACACTTGAGACAAGATCTCTGGAATTTTGgagccatatccttctccagtgtgAGTATGACAGTTCCCACTGGGCTTTTACCCCGTCATGGAGTTCCAAAAAAGTGTCAGCCCTGCCAGAAACGAAGCACACTGATACTGTAACTCTGAACAAGTAGTAGTTCCGTGAACTAGGGGGAAAGTCTCCTACCATAATCTTTTAGCAGACCCTGCGAAGAGGACACCAACCAACTTACCTAAAAAACAACTCCGTATCTGCCAATACTACAAATGTGAACTCCCAGATTAAAAGTCATCAGGAACAGAAAACTGGTGTTACCACCCGACTGGTGGTAACATTTCTAGCCGAAATTGAGCCTCTGTACTGAAACCTTCAGGTACACAAGGATGGCCAGACGCACAGTGAGAGCTTCACTTGTCATCACATCCGGCACAACAGCTATAGCAGGGGAACACAGGCTTTCAAGAAGGAGCTTCATCAGAAACACTGCAGGGCCTCAAGCCAACCTAACTCTGAAGACACCACACTCAAATTTCGGACCAACTATCAGCCAGGCTAACTTTAACTGTGCCCTAACTccacaaaagcaatacaatatctGGCTACAACCGAGCCTTCCCAATTCTCCAAAGCATCTCAAGACTTGATCGCCCTTCGACTTAGAAGCAAGCTCAAGACAGAAGCAAGACAACTGACACAAAGGCCATCGTCTGAAGGCGCCTTTCGTACGGCTCTGCCCCTGCCACTCACTTGAAAATTCCTAAactggggggtggcgggggggagctcagcacctccccccacctcccccgctTCTATCCCTGCTCCATCCCGCCCCGGCCGGTAAGCCTCTGCCTGGGAGCCCCCCAGCCTAGAACAAAGCGAGGGGCCCCGGCGGTGGGGGCGAGAAGCGCCGGCTACACGGGACCGCCGCCGGGAGCACAATTCGAAACTACCAACTTCAGAGCGCAAGAACATCCTCGATTGGCAAGAAAGAGGGGCGGCGGCAGGCACGCCCAACTTCAAACTCAGAAAACCTACGGGCTGGCGGCCATCTGGAAAAAAAGCCCCCCCTTcccagggagagaagaaaaaaggcgGAGGAGATGCGAATGGCCCACCGGGCCCCGGAGGGGAGCCCTGCGCTCAGACCGGCCCCCGCCCCCGAGGCCCGCTTCCCcgccttctctctgcctctggtttGCTGCCCCAGGCCGGGCGGCCGGTTACCTTGATGCGCTCCCGGCACTGGGACGGGGTCCGCTCGTAGCCCAGCTCGGCCAGGGCCCGGGACACGCGCTCGTACATGGCCGGCCCGGGGGCCTTGCTGCCGAACACCGTGCCGGCTCCCTCCAGCTGCTGGTACCGTGCCTCCACCAGCCGCTCGTTGCCCCACACTGCGATGAGCGCGTTCGTCTCTGCCGGCGTCCACGACATGCCCCggcaggcggcggcggcggctgccgcAGCCCCGCCACCACCGCCGCCACCAGGGGAGAAGGAGACCGAGGACGAGGCGGCGCTGcggccccccagccccagcccgagACCCCCGGACGCCGCTGCCCCCGAGCCCGCCGCACTGCCCGGCCCGAGCGGGGAGGCACCCCGAGGCGTGGAAGGGTCGGACAGCGATGGGTTTCCGTCGCTCAGGCCACCAGGAGAAGCCGGGGAGAGCACCTCCATCTTCGGGATTTTTAGCGGCGAGTTGGCGGGCAGCTCCGAGCCACAGGGCGCAGCCATCTTCCAAGCGGCCGCCGCTGCACCGCCCGGAAGTGACGCGCCCTCACATCCGGCCGCCCCGGACTCCGGGGCTGCCCTCGGGCCTGGCTTGTTGGCCGGCGAGCGGCTGCGGGCCCCGGCGGCAGCGTGGAGGTCGCCCGTCGCCCCTGGTCTTTCTCCGCGCACCCGGCCGCGGCGCGCGCTCCTCTGCCGGGGCGAGGGGCGAGAATGAGGCTCGCCGGAGCCCCGAGCGGAGGAGAAGGGTTGGGGCATGAGGGCGCCGGTGTGAGGAACAGATTGAAACCTTCCCACTTCCTCTCCAATCTCAGCCCCCGGGAGGAGGGGTGAGGCCCGCGAGGGGGCCCGGAGTTAAGGAGGACTTGACCATTTCGCTCGTTCGCTCTCCTCCCTCGGCTCTGCCGCTCCCCTCTTCGGAACTGGCCTCCGGGTGCAGGGGCTGACGTCCCGGACGGAGGCTGGGGAGTCCCGCGCCGGGAAGGCGCCGAGGCTGCAGGGAGAGCATACctggaaaagactttaaaaagtatCTGGGAACCAGGCTTGGTTTGTGCTCTGTAGCTTTTCGAGACTCCCAAGCGCAGTATTTGAAGAGCAACTCCTATTCCAGTTCTGATCTATTTTCCAGTTAGTCTGGATGGGGGTGATGGTTTGTAGAACAGTTAGACGTCTTTATTGCGCTTGCACGATCTGTCTACAGCTTAAATGAGTATGAACTCCCAGCCTCAGCAGAAAAGTTACTTTCCCATACCGTTCTCCATCCTCCCTAACTGGGAAGTTACATCGTTTTTCCCACAGTTTTTCATACTCTCCAGTGTAAGGCGACGAAAAAAAGACTGTCAATTATGACGGCTCTTGTGACCTCCAGTAATTAGTGGTAATCGTTCCATAAAGTGCTGCAGTTTAATGAACGTTAAACACCCCAAGTCCAATACGTCGCTGTAAGCTATTTCAATATTCTTCAAAGCCAAACATTAATCTTGGATGCTAAACTTGAAGGCCCcagctgtttgttgttgtttttcaaatataaataagctatgcaatgttttttttcttttaatggcaaATAtatcaggtttaaaaaaaaaaaggtgaggtcagctgcattttgaactcaaaatcagggcttcccttgtggctcagtggtaaagaatccacctgccaatgcaggagacgtgagttcaatccctgatgggatcccacatgctgtggagcaactaggccATCGTTCCACCGTTACTGAAGCCAGGGCCTTTAGATCCTGtgcgccacaagagaagccaccggaatgagaagcccacacacggcCAACTAGACTGCTGGGCTcctggcaactagagaaaagctagtacagcaaggaagaccaagcacagccaaaaataaactcagaatcaCCCCCAGAGAATGACATGGTTGTCATTGGAAAGCCAAAGGAATGAGCACCAGGGACAAAGTAGAGGAGATAATTGTCTCTGTATGCCATTTTAAAATGTCGCCGTACTTTATAAGATAGGAATATGAACACAAAGAAATTCCAACATTCATgctatctcttcctttttttctaagaaaaagttAATAGTCTAGTAGATGTATAACTGATTccctttgctctacacctgaaactaacacaacactgtgttATCTTCACCTATCTTCCAATAAACTATTGGAATCAACTATCttccaataaaaattcaaaactggggtgggtgggagggaggctcaagagggaggggaggtaTGTATACTTCTGGCTGATTCCTGTTGTTATaggacagaaaccaacacaattgtaaagcaattatcctccaattaaaaaattcaaagcaaTAAATCTttcacatctatctatctatatgtatatatagtctaGCACCACAGTTAAGAGTATGAATTCTAGACTCAGAAGGCCTGGCTTCAAATTCCACTTCTGTAACCTCAACCAACTTACTTACCCAACTTTTCGGTGTCGTGGTATCTTCAGCTATGAAATGAGGATGACCTCACAGCATTGTCATGAGAGTAAATGCATTAATATAGATAAAACTCTTCCAACGGTTCCTGGTTCCTCACAAGCATGTGTGAGCACTAGCTATCACATCACTTTGCTTGCACTCTAGTTAATCTAATCTTCCCCCTTCACTTTCTCTCTACTTCTGGTTTTCAGTGTTCTCATTTCCAACTCTCTCACAGGCTCTAGTGGAATCTTAGACACCTATGAAAGCAAAACTCACTCTCATTTAGGccaacagtaattttttttaatgtcaaggtGTATAGTGTGTATGAAagagagtgagtgaaagtcgctcagtcatgcccgactctttgcaaccccatggactatacagtccatggaattctccaggccagaattctggagagggtagctgtttccttctccaagggatcttcccaacctagcgatcaaacccaggtctccctcattgcaggcggattctttaccagctgagccaccaaggaagccctggtgAAAGAGAGAGATGTGCCTAAAATCATACATGAAATCAGAAATGCCACAGAGTTTTAAAATCATTGCTTATCCCACTCTTATTTTTCCACAGGcctgaaaaaaaaagttgcctcCTTCTATTGTTAATTCTGGATGATCCTCAAATCACTCTGACTCATGCAGGAAACCTTCCTAGATAAAGTGGGTTGACTGAGAAGTCTCCCTTCCCACTAACTTCTGTTTTAGACATTATTTCTATATATGCCCCCCTTTATTCCCACACCCATCAGTCTATCCAATGAGAAAAGCTTGTATCAAAAATAAAACTTCCAGTAACATCTTGAAGGTAAAATGAAGCCAATAATGTAAAAGCTATTAATACGTATTCCATTCTATAGTGTAGAAGCACCGCCATATTGGCCACCAGGATCATGTGACCATGGTGTTGGCTTCTAGGAGTTGTGTGATATACTTGTTCAAGACTTCATGGTTCAATCAGGACTTGTGGAATGGCTGCTGCGTTTGAAGTAATTTGCTAACACCTTTTATTGTGGAGCTAAATGGTAATCATAAGTAGATAAAAACTTATTTGAGAGATAATGCACGAAAtgcctcaaaaataaaataatgtgcaaAAGAGTACAGGATAATACAAAGCTTCTACCTGTAAGCAATCCACTAATCTCCTTTAACTGTATCACCCCTCATCCATTTCCTCCATAATCAGTGTCAACTGTTTGTTTTcccagcttttaaaaatacttatttgatttatttttaattatttgtccatgccgggtcttagttgcagcatgtgaactctcgGTTGtgacatgcgggatctagttccctgaccagggatgaaacccgggcCGCTCCCTTTGGAGCTcgggagtcttagtcactggaccagcaggggaaTTCCTTCCCAGCTTTTCTATGAAACCTTCCCTGATGTGTCAGACAGAAGTCCTCCATCTGATACCCATTCACACAACTTAGCACTTCACATTAACCTTTTCTGTTTCAGAAGCTTAGTTAATTCTGTTGCATACTCTCACTGTGCTTTATGACTGAGTGTGTTTGTTGCTGTATTATTTGCCCTTCATATTCCACATCAAGTCCTGTTACCTCTAATTCTAAACTATTTCCTATATCTGACTACTTCTCAACCCTGGTCCAAGCCTCTATCTTGTCATTCCTGGACAACTGGACTTTCTGCTTACATACTTGTGTGCTTACACAGTAGCCAGAGTGAACttggtattttaaaacttttttcttgtaAAATACAATGTATAGAGGAGTACATAAAGTATGCATCAGAACTactaaatgaatttttataaaacaggtacgcctgatgctgggagggattgaggaaaaggggacgacagaggatgagatggctggatggcatcactgactcgatggacatgagtttgagtgaactccgggagttggtgatggacaggaaggcctggcttgctgtgattcatggggtcgcaaagagttggacatgactgagcaactgaactgaactgatatgaccACACCCAAGacggtaaaaataaaatatagccaGCACTCTAGAAGCCCTATCCTACAACCCCTTCCCAATGTTCAACTCTATCTTCCTCATAAAAATAACCACTACGCAGTCTTGCCCTTCTTTACAGTTTTATCGAAtgattgaaaaaagtgaaagtgttagtcgctcagttgtgtctgactctttgcaacttagcccaccaggctcctctgtccatggttatGCACCGCTAGAAGTTTTCCCCAGTTTTGAATTTTTTGGAAATGAAATCACATGtattctgtgtctggcttctttcattcaatatTATGTTTTCAATTAAAGATTCATCTAGTCTGTATGAGGCTgcagtttattcatttttgttgctGTAAAATACTCAGTTTtatgaatatatcacattttatttatccatcctacTGCTGAATCTTTGGGTTGTCTCTAAATTaggatattatgaataatgccgCTACAAACATTCTTGTACATGTCTCCCAGTGCATATGCACGAATATTTCTGCAGACTATATACctccccctcccttctttccttatttctttccaTGTGAATACATAATTACTCCAATTCTGTTTACTGAAAGAccatcctttccttcttttataaTGCTATCTTTGACATCAATcaagtgtccatatgtgcatgagtctatttctgggttCTTCTATTACGTTggtctatttatttttctatctgtgTTCCTCATGGCAATATCACACTGCCTTAATAGTAGATGACACTGGCTTTATGATAAGTCTTATATCAAGGATAGAAAATCGCTCTTccacttttcttcttcctccttcttcaagGGTGGCTTACTATTATTGATCCTTCACATTTCCATATACATTGTTAGAATTAGCTTGTCAAGTTCTACAGAAAAAAGCTATGGATATTTTGATTGGCATTGCACAGAAACTATGGACCAATTTAAGAAAAACTGACATCTTCATAACAATTGGCCACACAATCCTGGCAAATAGTAAATCCATTTATTCAGTCTCTAGGTTCTCTCAACAGAGGTTTGTAGTTTTCTGCATAAAAGTCTTACATGCATTTTTGttggatttatttctaggtagttggtatttttaaaacattcttgtaAATGGTATCATTTTAAACACTTCATTTGCTAATTGTTTTTGC is part of the Bos javanicus breed banteng chromosome 29, ARS-OSU_banteng_1.0, whole genome shotgun sequence genome and harbors:
- the MSANTD2 gene encoding myb/SANT-like DNA-binding domain-containing protein 2 isoform X4 codes for the protein MPQPFSSARGSGEPHSRPSPRQRSARRGRVRGERPGATGDLHAAAGARSRSPANKPGPRAAPESGAAGCEGASLPGGAAAAAWKMAAPCGSELPANSPLKIPKMEVLSPASPGGLSDGNPSLSDPSTPRGASPLGPGSAAGSGAAASGGLGLGLGGRSAASSSVSFSPGGGGGGGAAAAAAAACRGMSWTPAETNALIAVWGNERLVEARYQQLEGAGTVFGSKAPGPAMYERVSRALAELGYERTPSQCRERIKLVRCPELNAVFQLWPHRC
- the MSANTD2 gene encoding myb/SANT-like DNA-binding domain-containing protein 2 isoform X5 codes for the protein MPQPFSSARGSGEPHSRPSPRQRSARRGRVRGERPGATGDLHAAAGARSRSPANKPGPRAAPESGAAGCEGASLPGGAAAAAWKMAAPCGSELPANSPLKIPKMEVLSPASPGGLSDGNPSLSDPSTPRGASPLGPGSAAGSGAAASGGLGLGLGGRSAASSSVSFSPGGGGGGGAAAAAAAACRGMSWTPAETNALIAVWGNERLVEARYQQLEGAGTVFGSKAPGPAMYERVSRALAELGYERTPSQCRERIKMKYLSQREH